The Taeniopygia guttata chromosome 4A, bTaeGut7.mat, whole genome shotgun sequence genome has a segment encoding these proteins:
- the DLG3 gene encoding disks large homolog 3 isoform X15, with the protein MMNSSMSSGSGSLRTSEKRSLYVRALFDYDRTRDSCLPSQGLSFSYGDILHVINASDDEWWQARLVTPHGESEQIGVIPSKKRVEKKERARLKTVKFHARTGMIESNRSIKTKRKKSFRLSRKFPFYKSKENLAQESSGQEQGVTSNTSDSESSSKGQEDTILSYEPVTRQEIHYARPVIILGPTKDRINDDLISEFPHKFGSCVPHTTRPRRENEVDGQDYHFVVSREQMEKDIQDNKFIEAGQFNDNLYGTSIQSVRAVAERGKHCILDVSGNAIKRLRQAQLYPIAIFIKPKSIEALMEMNRRQTYEQANKVFDKAMKLEQEFGEYFTAIVQGDSLEEIYSKIKQIIEDQSGHYIWVPSPEKL; encoded by the exons ATGATGAACAGCAGCATGAGCTCCGGCTCCGGCTCGCTCCGGACAAGCGAGAAGAGGTCGCTCTATGTCCG aGCCCTGTTTGACTATGACCGGACCCGGGACAGCTGCTTGCCCAGCCAGGGACTCAGCTTCTCCTACGGGGATATCCTGCATGTCATCAATGCCTCCGATGATGAGTGGTGGCAAGCCAGGCTCGTTACACCCCATGGTGAGAGTGAGCAGATCGGGGTCATCCCCAGCAAGAAGAG GGTGGAAAAGAAGGAGAGAGCACGGTTGAAAACAGTGAAGTTCCACGCCAGGACTGGCATGATTGAGTCCAACAGA TCGATCAAAACGAAACGTAAAAAGAGTTTTCGCCTCTCTCGAAAGTTTCCATTTTACAAGAGCAAAGAGAACCTGGCCCAGGAGAGCAGCGGACAGGAAC AGGGCGTGACATCAAACACCAGTGACAGCGAGAGCAGTTCCA AAGGACAAGAGGACACCATCCTGTCATACGAGCCAGTGACACGGCAAGAAA TTCACTATGCGAGGCCGGTGATCATCTTGGGGCCAACAAAGGACCGAATTAATGACGACCTCATCTCTGAATTCCCACACAAGTTTGGTTCCTGCGTGCCCC ACACCACCAGGCCTCGGCGCGAGAACGAGGTGGATGGCCAGGACTACCACTTTGTTGTATCCCGGGAACAGATGGAGAAAGACATTCAGGACAACAAGTTCATCGAGGCTGGGCAGTTCAATGACAATCTCTATGGGACTAGCATCCAGTCAGTGCGAGCGGTGGCAGAGAGG GGGAAGCACTGCATCCTGGATGTGTCTGGCAATGCTATCAAGAGGTTGCGACAAGCACAACTTTATCCCATTGCCATTTTCATCAAACCAAAATCCATTGAAGCCCTCAT GGAGATGAACCGGAGACAGACATATGAACAGGCCAACAAGGTCTTTGACAAAGCCATGAAACTTGAGCAAGAGTTTGGAGAATATTTTACAG CCATTGTACAAGGAGACTCTCTTGAAGAAATCTACAGCAAAATCAAACAGATCATTGAGGACCAGTCTGGGCACTACATCTGGGTCCCATCCCCAGAGAAACTCTGA